AAGGCCTTTTCGTCGCTGATGGTTTCAAACTCATAAAAAGCAGTACCTTCTCCATCTAAATTCATTGCTTTTTGGGCAATATTTTTCAATATTTGACCTCCAGAAAGGTCTCCTAAATAACGGGTGTAAGAATGTGCCGCAAACAATTCAGGTTGGTTATTTGCAATTTCATGGATGCGATCGACGTATGCTTGTCCTGCTGGAGTAATTTGAATTTCATTTTTCCAGTTAGCTCCATAATAGAACTGTAAATCTTTAGCTAAACTAGGCTGACGATTCAACTCAGGAAAATAAATTTTACCAACAATGGGGTGGTCTTTTAAGCGCTCCATTTCTTCTTCCATTGCCCCATAAACAAAATAAAGATTTGCCGCTAACTTACGATAGGAATTTTTCTCAACTACCCCTTTAAGGAAGCACTTAATAAACCCCATATTTTCTGCCATGGAATGGGATTTTTTTGTACCTTCTTTCAACATTGTGGCTAGATTAACTGTCATGATATTTGATTCCCTAATATTTCTGAAAATATGTTTATAAAAATTAACAAAACGTTTTTTATTGCTAGTTTTTAACCTTAAACCGAATCATGATCAGTTTATATTAAGAATTTTTACAATCAGATATGTGCTGAACAATTAAGCCACGACCTTAAGAATAAAATCATGTATTAAATGGGCTTGAGCAGGTATGATTTCGTGACCAATGTCAAACTCGTGATAAGTGAGTTTAACCCCTACATTTTCTAGTTTTTTCCGTGCCACACGGGCAGATTCTATGGGAATAACGGCAT
This is a stretch of genomic DNA from Cyanobacterium aponinum PCC 10605. It encodes these proteins:
- a CDS encoding biliverdin-producing heme oxygenase, which gives rise to MTVNLATMLKEGTKKSHSMAENMGFIKCFLKGVVEKNSYRKLAANLYFVYGAMEEEMERLKDHPIVGKIYFPELNRQPSLAKDLQFYYGANWKNEIQITPAGQAYVDRIHEIANNQPELFAAHSYTRYLGDLSGGQILKNIAQKAMNLDGEGTAFYEFETISDEKAFKNMYRQALNDLPVDEATAEKIVDEANDAFAMNMKMFQELEGNLIMAIGKMLFNTLTSRRRRGSTQSDNQGELATQR